cataatttttttgagGTATCAGGGAACAGCTCGATTGATGTTCAACTCATTTGGTTCATCATTGTGGATGATGCCTTTTTCCAAGTACTGCAGAACAGATAATAAATATTGGAAACATTTTGCCGGAGAAAGGCATGCAGGTCATCATACATATCGTTGTGATGAGCGAGAATTTCATTCAAACTTATCTGGATGGCCAACAAAGATAATCAACATTGAAATCCCCTCAAGTCGTGGTGAGATTGACGATTCTCTTGCATTTGCTAGTGAGCAATCTTGTCATGGTACTAATGGTGCCCAACTGTGAGTACTAATGGTCCCCAACTGCCTATTTGTGTCTTGCATGCAGGATTTGATGCATATCCTTCATTTTCAGAGATACCTGATGCCAACTTGTCCAGCATGGAATGTGGACTACCTACTCAATTATCTTTCTCAGCTCGTGAAATAGCTGATGGCTCCTTtttcaaggcaattgaagattATGACCCAGATAGCAAGAGGCTTTTGTACCAGTTAGAGAAGTGAGTGTTATCTCAACAATAATCATCAAAATTATATTTTGCTACAATGTTTTCATCATTTTACATGAGATGCCGAAAATTGAGCTTCTGAACTGTAAATAGGGCGCTTTCATTTACAAGGAATATATAATTATAAAGAAACATATGTTTCTCTATCTATCCTGAAATATTGGTTTTGAAAAATAGGTTTTCGAAGAGCAAGTTTCTGTTTCTATTATAAAACctctatttttatttacttCTTTCCCTGATATATACTATTTTACTTCGTGGCAACTTTATTTTGTTATGTGTAGTTCTACTATTGAACAAACATATGTTTGAATGCTTTAATGTTTCAGATCATATCTTAGTGATCCTGTTCTTAATCCACTTACACCTTGGGACCGGCCACCAATTAAAAATGTCTTCTGCATTTATGGCACTGATTCAAAGACAAAGGTATAGTTTCCCTCTACAAGTGAACATGCTGATGTTTCTAATGTCCACCTCAAATGCAGATGCAGAAGAATTCCATTTAATTGAAATTTGGTTATTTTACTGAGATCATGAACTTGGATTTGGAAGTATGAAGTATCAAAACTTGTAAACTAGCTTGAGTATTCATCTCCACATCATTCTGTAGTTTGTTTGAGTTTTGAACTCCATCACAATTATATTTTAGTTTACTATGTCCGacattgcatttttttttgaaaaagcaaGAGATATTGGGCCTTTATATGAGGCACCTACATATGTGAACAATGATTAATTCGTTTTCAAAGCTGAGAAATGTCCCTATCTTTTAGTTCTATGGAatatttatatttgttgaaGTCGCATCAGAAGTACTTGTAGATTTTGTGATTTGATCATTTTATACTCACCATCAATTTTATTTGCAACACTTTAAATAATTCCTTTCCCTCGGAGGTTAGTTGTGTTAAGCAAAGCCACAGCCCACATGTATGGATATACAACTAAGAAGCATTTCATACGGAGTGAGAATAAAAAGGATTACTCGTCTCCTTGTTAGTTCAATTTTAAGTTATATAGAAGCTTTCAAAACATTCAATTCTTGTTTCTCTCTATCCTTTTAGCAAGAATTTCACATTTTAGAGAGACTTTTTACATGTGATATATTCCGGTCCTTTCTTATTTGTGCAGTTGTGCTCATTGTTGAGTACTGAACATTTTCAAGTGGTATAGGGGTAACATTGCTTTACTGGACCTTGATAGCTTGCAGCTTGCAGCTAGCATAGCTAGAACATTTGAATGTTTTTAGCTTCATGAATAATGTCAATTATCAAAATCTTTTTGTGTTAACAATTTTTTCCTGACTTGTCATCATTTTCCTGTACCATGAGATTCTTAATTTATACTCAGTAAAGTCTTTTGGGGAATTTGTTAATCAGAAATAGTGTTATTGACTTATTGTGAATGATAACTATAGCATCTTAACTATCAAAAACAGGTTGGTTACTACTTTGCCCCTAGTGGCAAGCCTTACCCTGACAACTGGATCATTACGGATGTCGTTTATGAGTTCGAAGGATCTCTAATCTCAAGGTAGCCATCATTTTTAGGCGTTATGGTTTTTTTGTGATTAAATTTCTATGGCGGAGTGAAAtcaaagagagagaaagatagAAAGATCTAAGTCTACTGTGATCAGTTGTAAATGGAATGAAAATTCTATTATCATCAGTTTGAAGGATCTCtctctttcatttttattttgtactTCATGGAGTATGTTTCATTACATAAAGTTACCACAATACTTGTCGCTGCTGTTCCAGAAGAATACCTTCTCTTTATGCATTTTCAAATTCTTCTCTATTCTTTTTCTATGTCCTCTTTTTTttagagggggggggggggggcttaCCTTCCAGGATTAAAGGATGATATCTCTCTTTTATTAATTGCTCTTGTTGGTTGAACTTGGGTGCATAGTATTTTGACGCTGCTAGCTCCTCTTTTGCTCTGTCTTGCAAAGTATTGGTATCTTGTGTATCATCTCATTAATAATGACATCTTTCTTTCAAATTGTTGACCAACAACCTCCTTGGTCATGGTGCTGCCGTTTTGGCATAACCAGTTCGTATAAGAGGAAAATCTAGACTAGCTTTTGTTAGTCATCATCCTTTTTTTTGGGATGGGAGTTGAGGGATGGTTACTTGGTTAAAATATTTGACATTCATTTTGCAAATTAATGTTAGTATTGTTCATTTTTTGGATATCCTATTTTAACATGTTACGGTGTTTTAATCTCAACTGTCAGGTCAGGGAATCTGATTGAAGGGGACCCAACAGCCATAAGTGGTGATGGGACGGTAAGCTTAAATTATGTTTCGTTTACTTCGGTTGTGATTATATAGGAACTTAGGAAGGCATGATATATTGATCGTCCTACACAATTTTATGGAATTgcaatacattaaaaaattagaTTACAGAAAAGTCAACCCTTTACAGGTACCATACACCTCCCTTTCCTGGTGCAAGAACTGGCTTGGACCAAAGGTGAACATAACAAGAGCTCCTCAGGTATTCTCTTCTAAAAAATTGTTTGATTCTTCTTTTTCATCTGTAATTGAGTATTATTTTAGGTTTTATTCTCAGCCATATTTTGGGATTGAGTTATATAGATGTGGTCACATCATCACACATGTGTTATTAAAATATTAGCTCACTGGGTTGACATATTTTtaaaggtttgtgatgatgagtTCTGAGCCCATAAGAAGTTACTTCTGGAAATAAATGATATCGGTAAAGTAAAACGACATGGTGTTTGTTTTGCAATTCATTATGTCTATAGTGTATGATGAGTTGTTTTttctctcccccccccccataaaaaaaaaactttttgtgTGTGTGAGACTAGAACTATGTTAGTGCTCCACTCTGATAGAGGCTAAAAAGGTCATTGAAATTGTTATATGTTTCTTCTCAGTCATTTTTTTCAGTTTCCTATTTAGTAAATTCCTGCAATAAAAATCTCAAACAGGAAGCCATCAAATTTAAGATGCATTTTGATTTATAGAAAGCTTAAACTTTTCAACTTCGATATTTCTTGTTGTCAAGCCTTTATCCTTTTGTTTTCTTCAGTTAGTTTTATTTGCATGAAAATTGATAATTGTATGGCAATTTTCATATTTATCTTTGTTTTTGACTTTTCAGTCCGAGCACGATGGCTCAGATGTACAGATTGAATTGAATGTGGAACATCACCATGAAGAGGATCTTGTTCCAAATATGACAAGATCGCCCAGGGTTAAGTACATAACATATTATGAAGATTCTGAAAGTATTCCTGGAAAGAGGACAGCAGTTTGGGAGCTTGATAAAGGTGATAATGCCAACTAGATAATGATGACCACATAGGACAGGTTAATTCAATGTAGATAAAGCACCTTGCCAATATTTCTAAGTTCTAACTGGATTTGGAAGTCACTGCTCATAAATCTTACAAACACTCAAAAGATGGTTTCAAATCTACTTATTCAtcaattttactatttaataatttcatactccctccgttcctaattataagacctagtttcaaaattttcatgttcctaaatataagacctcttacaataatctagcaaaagGTTTTGtattcttccatatttaccccctcacattaattgtatgttttcaatttcaaagttaccacctaccattaattactactaaTCCAACTAACTATGACTTTTGATATAAATGCAATgattattagtgagagaaaatgacaaagggtaaatagggaagaatgtatgcttttttaaaaaatcaatacactaattagtcacattaagtgctttcttaataagcgcaattttttggaataggtcttatatttaggaacggagggagtaataaacTAGAGACTTGTCTGATTTACTACTACTATTTATGAATGAGCAAGATTAAGTTCTCAGTATCTGCAAGTCTCTTACAATAAAACTGTTTGCACAAGGATACAAGTAAATTGACAGTATATGCTTGTAGCAAATCACAGGAACATTGTTAGATCACCAGTGCTAATGAGGGAATTATGGCTTGAGATGTGGCATGATGTCCATCCTGATGCAGAATCAAAGTTTGTCACAAAAGGTATTTCACACTACATCCATAAACATTTTCAACAGTTTAGCTGAGATTCTCTAATTACTTTGTGCCATTACAGTTAAGCGTGGACCTTTAAGAGAAGAGGACTGttattgggattatgggaaagCTCGCTGTGCATGGCCAGAGTATTGTGAATATAGGTTATTTTGCTTTCTCATCCATTTTTAAGTTTTGATTTATCTTTTGTGATGATTATGATTTTGGTTATTTTTAGCATATTATTTCCGTTTAAGCAAGAATTAACCAAATTCATAAATAATGATATTCCATGTTCACAGAATGGGTAATGGTCAAGTTGGCTGAATTAAGCTAAATCCCAATATTAGttcatttttctttaatttgaaatttgcATGGCAAGACTTCTGTTGCTGAGgggataaggcttttgttgttgttgttgtatggCAAGACTTTTGAAATTGGAGTTCTCCATGATATTTTTATCCTTGCTTCACTTGTTTTGTCATTTAATTCTTCTGATATATCAGATGTCTCAAAATGCAGGTATATTTTTGGTGATGTTCACTTGGGACAAAGCTGCAGGTTGAGATATACGTCGTCTGATTTGTTGTTgcattatttataaataaaaaggtAATATCTATCATGTTATGTATGATTGTTCGTCATCTCTATTTTGCTTGAACAAGCTCTGTTATATGAAACATAATTTTGAGTAGGGTAGCCTTAAGCATAAGATAGTTACAGATTGCTCAATTGCCACAACTCTTACACTTGCTGAGTCCTTGCCTTAAGTCTTAAATTATTCGATCTTTGGTGATCACTCTCTTTTTAAGTCATCCTATCTCTGAATTGCTATCATTACCAATTTCCTTGACTTACCGTGAATAAATGCATATTCTGCTTCCTTGAATGACCTCTTTACATTTTTATGCAACATCATTGGAAAATGAGAAATCAAATATTTTTGCCAAATTAAGGTTACATTTTTACACACCTTAAGTTAAATTTATACAATCTGAAGTTAGTAAAAAAACTCAATTTATAAGACAGAATGCACGTTAAACCAGTTGGTGTAAGGCAAAAAATAAAAGACAGAAAAAGCAGTGAGTTGAAATCTACAAGTCTAGATAAGTTACATGCCTACTTAAAAAAGTACATTACTTAGTGCCTGTTTGAATAATTGTTGGAGGAACGTGAATGTACGTTCAGGCAATCCAACAAGTGAGATCTGTCCCCTGAATGTGCACTGGAAATTGGGAATCCTACATGGAACGGCATTGCaacataaaaacaaacacaCTAGTATGTGTTTGTATTTATGTTCAAGTTAGCCAAAGGCATATTCACTCCAATGACACAGGCGACATATATTGGCTAAAAGCACATTCAAACTTTCATCAAATGTGCGCTGATGGCATCACGTGTTCGTCTTATATCTCTGCTTTTACTGTTATGATaagttttctgtttttttcataGCAGGTGCTGGTGGTGGGATTACCTTTTGACAATTTCTATTACTGGAAGCTACGCTACAAGCGGATATCAGAATTCCTGCTCCACATGACTGATTTTTTGAAGTTTGGTCCGCATTGCAGAATTGTGAAGCACTGTGTACAAGCAAATTCTTTGTTTGCTTGTTTGGAACATTaactcatcttcttctcttcctttATCATCATCTCAATTTGCATAGCATATCTTGGGCCAGAACTTGCTCATTGTTGTACTCAACAGTTCCTAGCAGCTGGTACCTCTCAGTCTCATTGAGATATTACTGGTGGCATCTGATACGCATCTTCTTATGCTCAGCAAAGGGAAATTCA
This is a stretch of genomic DNA from Lotus japonicus ecotype B-129 chromosome 1, LjGifu_v1.2. It encodes these proteins:
- the LOC130730509 gene encoding phospholipid--sterol O-acyltransferase; its protein translation is MSNKPLLLCFLTVLAAVAGRGASSDLDYSKLSGIIIPGFASTQLRAWSILDCPYSPLDFNPLDLVWLDTTKLLSAVNCWLKCMVLDPYNQTDHPDCKSRPDSGLSGITELDPGYITGPLSSVWKEWIKWCIEFGIEANAILAVPYDWRLSPSMLEERDLYFHKLKLTFETAYKLRGGPSLVFAHSLGNHVFRYFLEWLKLEIAPKHYFEWLDQHIHAYFAVGAPLLGATETVEATLSGFTFGLPISEGTARLMFNSFGSSLWMMPFSKYCRTDNKYWKHFAGERHAGHHTYRCDEREFHSNLSGWPTKIINIEIPSSRGFDAYPSFSEIPDANLSSMECGLPTQLSFSAREIADGSFFKAIEDYDPDSKRLLYQLEKSYLSDPVLNPLTPWDRPPIKNVFCIYGTDSKTKVGYYFAPSGKPYPDNWIITDVVYEFEGSLISRSGNLIEGDPTAISGDGTVPYTSLSWCKNWLGPKVNITRAPQSEHDGSDVQIELNVEHHHEEDLVPNMTRSPRVKYITYYEDSESIPGKRTAVWELDKANHRNIVRSPVLMRELWLEMWHDVHPDAESKFVTKVKRGPLREEDCYWDYGKARCAWPEYCEYRYIFGDVHLGQSCRLRYTSSDLLLHYL